From Drosophila yakuba strain Tai18E2 chromosome 2L, Prin_Dyak_Tai18E2_2.1, whole genome shotgun sequence, one genomic window encodes:
- the LOC6527477 gene encoding N-alpha-acetyltransferase 20 isoform X2 codes for MSYQKKVKLHNVYAQICFYSLTFFVKHLSQFPGLSQVAEAPGPDGRLMGYIFGQYQLKKTQEPYGHVAALTVSPEYRRLGLATALMDYFFTVSDLKGASYVNLFMRTSNQAAYQLYTSMGYAHRQTIADYYPESAYELRKYVPRHMEVQ; via the exons ATGAGTTatcaaaaaaaagtaaaactaCATAATGTGTATGCTCAAATTTGTT TTTACAGCCTGACCTTCTTTGTGAAGCACCTCTCGCAGTTTCCAGGACTTTCCCAGGTGGCCGAAGCTCCAGGTCCCGATGGCAGACTCATGGGCTATATATTCGGCCAGTATCAGCTGAAGAAAACCCAAGAACCCTATGGTCATGTGGCAGCACTGACTGTGTCACCCGAGTATCGACGTCTTGGACTGGCCACAGCTCTCATGGATTATTTCTTTACGGTCTCAGACCTCAAAGGAGCTTCCTACGTAAACCTCTTTATGCGGACCAGCAATCAGGCTGCCTATCAATTGTATACCTCCATGGGCTACGCTCATCGGCAAACCATCGCGGACTATTATCCGGAAAGTGCCTACGAATTGAGAAAGTACGTTCCCCGCCATATGGAGGTTCAATAA
- the LOC6527477 gene encoding N-alpha-acetyltransferase 20 isoform X1, whose amino-acid sequence MTSFREMRFDDLFKINSLVFDALTEVYSLTFFVKHLSQFPGLSQVAEAPGPDGRLMGYIFGQYQLKKTQEPYGHVAALTVSPEYRRLGLATALMDYFFTVSDLKGASYVNLFMRTSNQAAYQLYTSMGYAHRQTIADYYPESAYELRKYVPRHMEVQ is encoded by the coding sequence ATGACTAGCTTTCGAGAAATGCGATTCGATGATTTGTTCAAAATTAATTCCTTGGTTTTCGATGCTCTCACCGAAGTTTACAGCCTGACCTTCTTTGTGAAGCACCTCTCGCAGTTTCCAGGACTTTCCCAGGTGGCCGAAGCTCCAGGTCCCGATGGCAGACTCATGGGCTATATATTCGGCCAGTATCAGCTGAAGAAAACCCAAGAACCCTATGGTCATGTGGCAGCACTGACTGTGTCACCCGAGTATCGACGTCTTGGACTGGCCACAGCTCTCATGGATTATTTCTTTACGGTCTCAGACCTCAAAGGAGCTTCCTACGTAAACCTCTTTATGCGGACCAGCAATCAGGCTGCCTATCAATTGTATACCTCCATGGGCTACGCTCATCGGCAAACCATCGCGGACTATTATCCGGAAAGTGCCTACGAATTGAGAAAGTACGTTCCCCGCCATATGGAGGTTCAATAA
- the LOC6527476 gene encoding N-alpha-acetyltransferase 20: MTASRLFVLEDMFKFNHIVMDPLVEVYSLPFLIPKILESPELVIAADAPGDRLIGFILGTRVEDATEFLRDGKHMSWSHGHISALAVAHDYRKQGLATRLLATVKDLMDRQRGFYVDLFVREKNTNAIGLYESLGYVKYRWMPQFYADDHGYEMRLPLSRDVDRKSLEGIMINKFFSFGSKLYYLLMLYIFGIASIIIGGKMVE; encoded by the coding sequence ATGACTGCTTCGCGGCTTTTCGTTCTCGAAGATATGTTCAAGTTTAACCACATTGTGATGGACCCCTTGGTGGAAGTGTACTCCTTGCCGTTCCTAATTCCCAAGATTCTGGAGTCGCCCGAACTGGTTATTGCGGCCGATGCTCCTGGCGAccgtctcatcggcttcatccTGGGAACACGCGTCGAGGATGCGACTGAATTTCTAAGAGACGGAAAGCATATGAGCTGGAGTCATGGACACATCTCTGCCCTGGCTGTGGCCCATGATTATCGAAAACAGGGCTTGGCCACTCGGCTCCTAGCAACTGTTAAGGATTTGATGGATCGTCAGAGGGGCTTTTATGTAGATCTATTTGTGCGGGAGAAGAATACAAATGCCATTGGGCTCTACGAGTCCCTGGGCTATGTGAAATATCGCTGGATGCCTCAGTTTTATGCCGACGATCATGGATATGAAATGCGACTGCCCCTGTCCCGCGATGTGGATAGGAAGTCTTTAGAGGGAATTATGATTAACAAATTCTTCAGCTTCGGCAGTAAGCTGTACTACCTGCTGATGCTGTACATATTCGGAATTGCCAGTATAATTATTGGTGGCAAAATGGTGGAGTAG
- the LOC6527475 gene encoding transmembrane protease serine 9, protein MFAFLPVLLLCVHLLHFKIISGADLPSVSGGALVPAPVWPNGEINAAPEAGFFKANANATAEENLGGTVVDASSPNLNRQRRQFFFDPSILLWQGALGAQGVSGGWGPGEGSKCLTSRGQAGVCVRIDGCRQYYRLARQLSIFTLRQWPQTNGLGLNGNMCNFFDLLGRVNNGICCTDIDANSFGVFPLPGTTTTTTEKPSVVADEEDREHLIPEGEVEGEYPADAPRPEEPIDNGNSVEDMPDFQDVNTIEGNPPEADQKPEAEPAVEPVEQPVPTQPASTINPYQWPFGSFAGGQWPPALPTHPPTTGGWPPPLPTHPPNHHYPTHPTTGGVPSTKRTTPRPTSPTRPTTTRRPIYPGYPTPVATTTTTRRPVSGTSPEGLPLQCGNKNPVTPDQERIVGGINAGPHEFPWIAVLFKSGKQFCGGSLITNSHILTAAHCVARMTSWDVAALTANLGDYNIGTDFEVQHVSRRIKRLVRHKGFEFSTLHNDVAVLTLSEPVPFTREIQPICLPTSPSQQSRSYSGQVATVAGWGSLRENGPQPSILQKVDIPIWTNAECARKYGRAAPGGIIESMICAGQAAKDSCSGDSGGPMVINDGGRYTQVGIVSWGIGCGKGQYPGVYTRVTSLLPWIYKNIK, encoded by the exons atgtttgcatttttgccaGTTTTATTACTTTGTGTGCATTTGctgcattttaaaatcatcTCTGGAGCAGATCTCCCATCCGTTTCGGGAGGGGCACTAGTTCCAGCTCCTGTGTGGCCAAATGGTGAAATAAACGCGGCGCCCGAGGCAGGATTCTTTaaagccaatgccaatgccacaGCTGAGGAAAATCTTGGAGGAACGGTGGTGG ATGCCTCATCACCTAATTTAAATCGCCAGCGACGTCAGTTCTTCTTCGATCCGAGCATTTTGCTATGGCAAGGAGCTCTCGGAGCACAGGGCGTTTCCGGTGGCTGGGGTCCTGGCGAAGGATCCAAGTGCTTGACATCCCGTGGCCAAGCAGGTGTGTGTGTCCGCATCGATGGGTGTCGACAGTACTACAGGCTGGCCCGCCAATTATCCATCTTCACCCTGCGGCAGTGGCCACAGACGAATGGACTTGGGCTGAACGGCAATATGTGCAACTTCTTCGATTTGCTGGGCAGAGTTAACAATGGCATTTGCTGCACCGATATTGATGCCAACAGTTTTGGGGTGTTTCCACTGCCTGGAACGACGACCACGACTACGGAGAAGCCTTCAGTGGTGGCTGACGAGGAGGATAGGGAACATCTGATTCCCGAGGGAGAAGTGGAGGGTGAATATCCTGCGGATGCTCCTCGACCGGAGGAGCCCATCGACAATGGGAACAGTGTGGAGGATATGCCGGATTTCCAGGACGTTAACACAATTGAGGGTAATCCCCCAGAAGCAGATCAAAAACCAGAAGCAGAACCGGCAGTGGAACCGGTGGAGCAGCCCGTTCCCACCCAGCCAGCGTCTACCATTAATCCCTACCAGTGGCCCTTTGGCTCCTTTGCGGGCGGCCAGTGGCCACCAGCGCTGccaacccacccacccacaacTGGGGGTTGGCCACCACCGCTGCCCACCCATCCGCCAAACCACCATTATCCTACGCATCCCACCACAGGCGGCGTTCCAAGCACCAAGCGCACCACTCCAAGACCCACAAGCCCCACCAGACCGACAACCACCAGGCGCCCCATTTATCCTGGTTATCCCACGCCAGTTGCCACCACGACAACTACGAGGCGTCCTGTGAGCGGAACTAGTCCGGAGGGACTGCCGCTGCAGTGCGGCAATAAGAATCCAGTGACGCCCGACCAGGAGCGGATTGTTGGCGGCATCAATGCCGGTCCACACGAATTTCCCTGGATAGCTGTGCTCTTCAAGTCCGGAAAGCAGTTCTGCGGCGGCAGTCTGATTACCAATAGCCACATCCTTACCGCAGCTCACTGTGTGGCACG CATGACCTCGTGGGATGTGGCGGCCTTGACAGCCAATCTGGGTGACTACAACATCGGCACGGACTTTGAGGTGCAGCATGTGTCCCGCAGGATCAAGCGTCTTGTGCGCCACAAGGGTTTTGAATTCAGCACCTTG CACAACGACGTGGCCGTACTGACGTTGAGTGAACCGGTGCCCTTCACCAGGGAGATCCAACCGATCTGTCTGCCCACCTCGCCCTCGCAGCAATCCCGATCGTACAGTGGCCAAGTGGCCACCGTGGCCGGCTGGGGAAGTCTGCGGGAGAATGGTCCCCAGCCCTCCATCCTGCAGAAGGTGGACATTCCCATCTGGACCAATGCCGAGTGTGCCAGGAAGTACGGACGTGCCGCACCTGGTGGAATCATTGAGTCGATGATATGCGCTGGTCAGGCAGCCAAGGATTCGTGCAGT GGCGACTCTGGCGGACCCATGGTCATCAATGATGGTGGACGATACACCCAGGTGGGCATCGTGTCCTGGGGCATTGGCTGCGGCAAGGGTCAATATCCTGGCGTCTACACTCGTGTCACTTCGCTGCTGCCCTGGATCTACAagaacattaaataa